The Rickettsia endosymbiont of Gonocerus acuteangulatus nucleotide sequence TTCTTTATTCAGAAAAATTTATGCAGGAGTTTATAAATAAAGATGTTTAGATTATTATTAATATGTGCTGCTCTTTTTCTTCTTTATTTTGGCTTTACCTTAACGCAGAGCTTTGATTCAAAGGTCTTTATTAGTTTATATAATTATAATATTGAAACTACTTTTTTCTTTAGTCTAATTAGCTTGATTCTATTAATAGTATTTGGTTTTATTGCCATAAAATTTTTAGTATTAATTATCGACTTACCAATTAAGATACATAATATTTTCAGTAATCGTAAAATTAATAATGATAGATATTCATTAGTTCTAGCCTTTGCAAAATATATTACTGGTAATAAAGCTAAAGCAGGCTCTATTGCCCGCAAGAATTCATCTTGTGAAAATTTAAAAGAATTTCATAACTTAATTTTAGCCGAAACCGAAGAGGATATAGATAAGAAAATCACTTATTTGCAAAATCTTTCTAAATCAAAAGAATTTGCTTTTTATAGCAATAAAAATTTAGCCAGACTTTATTACGATAAAGGACTTTATAAAGAAGCTGAGAATTATGCTATTAAAGCTTATAATTCAAATGAATATGATGCAGATAATTTAGTTACTTTAGCTTATTGTTACGGACAACTTGCTTTATGGTCTAAATTTACTTTTATCACAAATAAAATTGCCAAGCTTCATAAAGCTATACCTATTTCAGATACTTTAAAGATTGCTGATTACTATTTGCTGGCAAATGATGCAGAATATTTGGAGTCGGCTATAAATACAAATTTCGTAAACATCCCTCTGCTAGAACTTTATTTGAATTCAAATAATAATCTGAATGATAAGAAAAAGATCAAAATATTGAAAGATGCTTTTCAGATTATGCCGTCTCTAGAAATAGTAAAGCTCTTTAAAAAATTCACTACCCTATCAGACGAACAAGTTTATGAAGAATTAACAAAAGATTTAGATGCCAAAAAAGATGAGATATTAATTTTGGCATTAAAATCTTATTTAGAACTGTAGAAACGTCATTCTGGGAAAAATGCAGGCTTTGTTGCGTAGATCATTTTCCCTTGTCACCCCGTGGCTTGGGAACTAGATGACTACCTTAGGGCGTTTTTCGATCCACGCAATAATGCAAAACTTACGCTATGAGTAAAAAAGTGATAAATTATTGTAAAAATAATCAAAACTTACGCTATGTTTGGTTCTAAATATCGTAAAGATGGAGAACGCAGCTGTTGTTGCATATAGTCATCTAAAAGCCCTAACTTTATTTGGTAAACCGTTTTACCGATTGTATTTGCAGTCCTTTTGAGAAATGCCCAAACTAAAAATGCCCAACTAATATGATTACGTTGAATACGCTGTTTCCTGCATTGACAACGTTCTATCCCAGTAAGTTGCTTAATTTCTCTGTGCATGCTCTCAATTACCCATCGAAAGCCACACTCATCTTGTGCAGCTTTAGAAGATTTGTGAGTTTTGTTATTGGTAACAACATACTCAACTCTGTTGGTAGAAACAGTAAATTTAAACAAATTAACATGCTTATTTTTAGCAAAGCCTTTTATATGAATCTCTACTCCATGCCTGATCTCTTCATCTGAAAATATCAACTCTTTTACAGCTTTATAAGGTTTAGAATCGTGTGTTTTACTAACGTTTCTATTGGCTTTAATAGGGGCATAATAATATTTCCCCAGAGAGTCAACATGTTGCATAATTTTGTGTGTAGAATACCATGTGTCAAAAAGTACTGTTTGAAAAGGAATCTTCTTGCTATAAACAGCATTATTTAACATGTTTAATAGGTGTTCTAGTTTTGTTGCTCCATCATGATCAGGTGCAAAAATTCGATAATCTATTACCCAAAACTTATTAATATCAGGGTTATAATATACCAGACTCACTACTCCTATACCTTTAGTAACTCTACCTGTAGCTCCACTGTACTGCGATCTTGCAATTTCTATTTGCTTCGTATTCCTTTTATTTAAAACCGTATCATCAAATATTGTATATCCATTAGATGAAAAAATAACATCATTCTTGATGTGTTCCCATAACAAAGAAGGTGTATATTTTTCATTCCTTAAAAATCTATTAATAACATCATGACTACATTTCTTTGCATGTTCAGCGTAGTAGGTTAAACTATAATTCTTTTGGCTAACTATTAAAAATTGACAATAATCTGTCCTATTAATTGGTATTGCTTGCAACTTTATCCTCTTTGACATGTTTAATTATTTTTACAATAATTTATCACTTTTTTACTCATAGCGTAAGTTTTGAATGTTTTCCCGCCGCTGCTAAGAATGACATAGTTGGTGACAATTACAATAATTCAACCTTTTTCAACTCCTCCAAATTACACGATCCTGTACACATCATAGTAATTTTGAGCTGTTCTATTATTAACTGCACCTCTTCAGATACTAGATTTTCTGAAACATCAGCTGCTTTTAAAAATGGACCGGCAAGACCAAAAATATCCGCTCCCATGCGAATAGCTTTAGCCCCGTCAATACCCGACTTTAAGCCGCCACTTGCAATAACCGAAATATCCTTTGAAGCTTCTCGCACCATTTTAAGGGAATTTAGCGTCGGAATTCCCCAATTGATAAAACTATTAGCTATACGATTTTGTAATGAATTTGTAGCACGGTAAGCTTCTACTTGACTCCACGATGTTCCACCACTTCCTGCAACATCAAGAATCTTAACTCCTATATCTATAAATTGCTTGGCTATTTTTTTAGATAAGCCGAACCCTACTTCCTTGATAATTACAGGGACAGAAAGATAATTTACGACTTCTTTTATTTTCGACAAAAGATTTTCCCAATTTTTATCACCTTCCGGCTGAGTTAATTCCTGTAACACGTTCAGATGTAAAATTAAGGCATCAGCTTTAACGCTATCTACTAAATATTGGCATTGCTTTGGTGTTACGCCATAATTGAGTTGCACCGCACCAATATTAGCAAGTAATACTATATCAGGAGCATTATTCCGCACTGTAAATGTATCTAAAGTACTTGGTGCTCTAATTAGCGTACGCATAGAACCAAGTCCCATAGCGATACCTGCTTTTTGAGCAGCAGCAGCTAATCTACAATTAATATCTCTTGCCCTAGGTGTTCCGCCTGTCATACTAGAAATTAGAATAGGTGCTTGTAAGGTTTTATTTAAGAAAGTAGTAGTTGTATCTATACTACTATAATTGATTTCCGGTAAGGCATTATGCACAAACTGAACTGACTCAAATCCGCTACTTAAGCCGGATTCAACATTCTTCGTAAGATTAATTTCGATATGCTCTTGTTTTCTTTTTATGTCTAACATAATATAGCATAAATCATTAAGATACTGACAATTTAATAGTATTAAAAACAGCATCATAAAATGTTTCAAAATCTCCTACAACTTTCCTAATTTCATTTTTTATCTTAAACCAGTAATGCTCTATAGGATTTAAATCAGGAGAGTAAGTTGGTAAATACAATATGGTACAACCAACGGATTCAATGAACTCTTTAACTTTAGAATTTTTATGAAAATTAATGTTATCCATAATAACGGTTTGCCCAGGTTGTAATTCTGTAATTAATACATCCCTAATATAAGTTTTAAAGACCTCTGTATTACAATTACCTTCAAATATTACAGGAGCAATAAGATTACCATTACAAAGACCAGCTATCATACTTATTCTAAATTTATGTTGATACACCTTTTCTCCATAACACCTTTGTCCTATAATGCTCCATCCATACTCTTTGCAAGCATTATCCTCTATTCCAGATTCATCAAGATATACTACAAAACTTACGCTATGTTTGGTTCTAAATATCGTAAAGATGGAGAACGCAGCTGTTGTTGCATATAGTCATCTAAAAGCCCTAACTTTATTTGGTAAACCGTTTTACCGATTGTATTTGCAGTCCTTTTGAGAAATGCCCAAACTAAAAATGCCCAACTAATATGATTACGTTGAATACGCTGTTTCCTGCATTGACAACGTTCTATCCCAGTAAGTTGCTTAATTTCTCTGTGCATGCTCTCAATTACCCATCGAAAGCCACACTCATCTTGTGCAGCTTTAGAAGATTTGTGAGTTTTGTTATTGGTAACAACATACTCAACTCTGTTGATAGAAACAGTAAATTTAAACAAATTAACATGCTTATTTTTAGCAAAGCCTTTTATATGAATCTCTACTCCATGCCTGATCTCTTCATCTGAAAATGTCAACTCTTTTACAGCTTTATAAGGTTTAGAATCGTGTGTTTTACTAACGTTTCTATTGGCTTTAAGGGGCATAATAATATTTCCCCAGAGAGTCAACATATTGCATAATTTTGTGTGTAGAATACCATGTGTCAAAAAGTACTGTTTGAAAAGGAATCTTCTTGCTATAAACAGCATTATTTAATATGTTTAATAGGTGTTCTAGTTTTGTTGCTCCATCATGATCAGGTGCAAAAATTCGATAATCTATTACCCAAAACTTATTAATATCAGGGTTATAATATACCAGACTCACTACTCCTATACCTTTAGTAACTCTACCTGTAGCTCCACTGTACTGCGATCTTGCAATTTCTATTTGCTTCGTATTCCTTTTATTTAAAACCGTATCATCAAATATTGTATATCCATTAGATGAAAAAATAACATCATTCTTGATGTGTTCCCATAACAAAGAAGGTGTATATTTTTCATTCCTTAAAAATCTATTAATAACATCATGACTACATTTCTTTGCATGTTCAGCGTAGTAGGTTAAACTATAATTCTTTTGGCTAACTATTAAAAATTGACAATAATCTGTCCTATTAATTGGTATTGCTTGCAACTTTATCCTCTTTGACATGTTTAATTATTTTTACAATAATTTATCACTTTTTTACTCATAGCGTAAGTTTTGACTAATTTGTCTTTTGTGATGGTTTGTATCTTTGCTATAAATTCATTTCTTAATTTAATATCTCTTTTCGGATGAAAATGAGTTTTTTTATAGCTATAGCCAAGTTTTCTGATTTGTCTTAAAATAGTTACAGATGCAATATTACCCCATTGCTTTGCTAACTCCTTTGATGTTTTATTCATATTAGCTTTAAAAAATTCTTTAAAAGATTCTGAATCTTTTATCTTATGACTATGTCCTTTCTGATAACCAGTTGCTGCTTCTAAAGTACCTTGCTTATCTTTTAATTTTTTCCATTTATATATAGTATCACGACTTACATTAAATAATTTACTTACCTTACTTATTCGTATCCCTGCTTCTACAGCTTTTATAACTCTTAGTCTTAGTTCTATTGCATATGCTCGTGCCATATCTCTTTACATGCTTGTTAATATTTGCTTACTATAACATGATACTCTCGCTCTGTCAGTACCTTAATGACTTATGCTATATGCCATTCCCGCAAAGGCAGGAATCCAGTAATTAGAAATTTTAAAATAGCAAAATTTTAAGATTAAAAGCTCAATTTCTCTTGCTTTATGCTGGATTTCCACTTCTGCGGGAATGACATACTGGATGTTTTCCAAGCCAAGCAATAACACCACCGCAAAAATGACAATATACATC carries:
- a CDS encoding tetratricopeptide repeat protein, whose product is MFRLLLICAALFLLYFGFTLTQSFDSKVFISLYNYNIETTFFFSLISLILLIVFGFIAIKFLVLIIDLPIKIHNIFSNRKINNDRYSLVLAFAKYITGNKAKAGSIARKNSSCENLKEFHNLILAETEEDIDKKITYLQNLSKSKEFAFYSNKNLARLYYDKGLYKEAENYAIKAYNSNEYDADNLVTLAYCYGQLALWSKFTFITNKIAKLHKAIPISDTLKIADYYLLANDAEYLESAINTNFVNIPLLELYLNSNNNLNDKKKIKILKDAFQIMPSLEIVKLFKKFTTLSDEQVYEELTKDLDAKKDEILILALKSYLEL
- a CDS encoding transposase, which encodes MSKRIKLQAIPINRTDYCQFLIVSQKNYSLTYYAEHAKKCSHDVINRFLRNEKYTPSLLWEHIKNDVIFSSNGYTIFDDTVLNKRNTKQIEIARSQYSGATGRVTKGIGVVSLVYYNPDINKFWVIDYRIFAPDHDGATKLEHLLNMLNNAVYSKKIPFQTVLFDTWYSTHKIMQHVDSLGKYYYAPIKANRNVSKTHDSKPYKAVKELIFSDEEIRHGVEIHIKGFAKNKHVNLFKFTVSTNRVEYVVTNNKTHKSSKAAQDECGFRWVIESMHREIKQLTGIERCQCRKQRIQRNHISWAFLVWAFLKRTANTIGKTVYQIKLGLLDDYMQQQLRSPSLRYLEPNIA
- the fni gene encoding type 2 isopentenyl-diphosphate Delta-isomerase, with amino-acid sequence MLDIKRKQEHIEINLTKNVESGLSSGFESVQFVHNALPEINYSSIDTTTTFLNKTLQAPILISSMTGGTPRARDINCRLAAAAQKAGIAMGLGSMRTLIRAPSTLDTFTVRNNAPDIVLLANIGAVQLNYGVTPKQCQYLVDSVKADALILHLNVLQELTQPEGDKNWENLLSKIKEVVNYLSVPVIIKEVGFGLSKKIAKQFIDIGVKILDVAGSGGTSWSQVEAYRATNSLQNRIANSFINWGIPTLNSLKMVREASKDISVIASGGLKSGIDGAKAIRMGADIFGLAGPFLKAADVSENLVSEEVQLIIEQLKITMMCTGSCNLEELKKVELL
- a CDS encoding transposase, whose amino-acid sequence is MPLKANRNVSKTHDSKPYKAVKELTFSDEEIRHGVEIHIKGFAKNKHVNLFKFTVSINRVEYVVTNNKTHKSSKAAQDECGFRWVIESMHREIKQLTGIERCQCRKQRIQRNHISWAFLVWAFLKRTANTIGKTVYQIKLGLLDDYMQQQLRSPSLRYLEPNIA
- a CDS encoding transposase, which codes for MSKRIKLQAIPINRTDYCQFLIVSQKNYSLTYYAEHAKKCSHDVINRFLRNEKYTPSLLWEHIKNDVIFSSNGYTIFDDTVLNKRNTKQIEIARSQYSGATGRVTKGIGVVSLVYYNPDINKFWVIDYRIFAPDHDGATKLEHLLNILNNAVYSKKIPFQTVLFDTWYSTHKIMQYVDSLGKYYYAP
- a CDS encoding IS630 transposase-related protein, whose amino-acid sequence is MARAYAIELRLRVIKAVEAGIRISKVSKLFNVSRDTIYKWKKLKDKQGTLEAATGYQKGHSHKIKDSESFKEFFKANMNKTSKELAKQWGNIASVTILRQIRKLGYSYKKTHFHPKRDIKLRNEFIAKIQTITKDKLVKTYAMSKKVINYCKNN